In Bacteroidia bacterium, the following proteins share a genomic window:
- a CDS encoding DUF1761 domain-containing protein codes for MEASGLAEEKIKEANMLVIFGVSFLLAFMLAYFAQILSIHQFSLFSLLINEPGMKENPITNADFLMMIEKYGSNFRTFHHGIVHGIFSSLFFVLPVLGTNSLFERKGFKYILINVGYWTLTLALMCGVVCGWQSTSVFNW; via the coding sequence ATGGAGGCAAGCGGCCTTGCCGAAGAGAAAATTAAGGAAGCCAATATGCTGGTTATTTTTGGCGTATCTTTTTTGCTTGCTTTTATGCTAGCTTATTTTGCGCAAATTCTTTCTATACATCAATTTAGTTTGTTTTCCCTGCTAATTAATGAGCCCGGTATGAAAGAAAATCCTATTACGAATGCTGATTTCCTGATGATGATTGAAAAGTATGGATCTAATTTTCGTACCTTTCACCATGGTATTGTACATGGTATTTTTTCAAGTTTATTTTTTGTGTTGCCGGTTTTAGGAACGAATTCATTGTTTGAAAGAAAAGGTTTTAAATACATTTTAATTAATGTTGGTTACTGGACGTTGACCCTTGCTTTGATGTGCGGGGTGGTTTGTGGCTGGCAAAGTACTTCGGTGTTTAACTGGTAG